In Deinococcus maricopensis DSM 21211, one genomic interval encodes:
- a CDS encoding LCP family protein, translating into MSRPDVAVPDRRLRARRLVGWILAALLLVAGAYAYHLKARSGEIARALWEELQPKDAGIDPAILSEPLFQDLRPGKATSQADKSGKTPRPGRAVTPPPSTPAARAATSAPAAVPTSRAPAATPAAAVAGRTATVTPARTTPSAAPTPIQQAAAVSSASASPAATPAPAAPEAAAAVTAPAVRPDLDAGSSRPNPFTDRVHILLIANDQERIGAGRADSIMLLTLDPGAQQLRVLSIPRDTRMFIPGRGVDKVNHAYAFGGARLLNRTLQLFLGFPFQYYVEVSYGGFRQAIDEVGGVDVTSPFPFTYEGQTFAGAMHLNGVQALAFSRMRKLDPDGDFGRERRQQAVVRALLQELGRIPLDNPSRLNAFAERLIPYVRTDLSPARIVKLRALHPYAVQAPATLRMAGQGRMIRGIYYFEVADAERRRLHVALR; encoded by the coding sequence ATGAGCCGTCCTGACGTTGCTGTTCCCGACCGCCGACTGCGCGCGCGGCGCCTGGTGGGGTGGATCCTCGCGGCGCTGCTGCTCGTGGCGGGTGCGTACGCGTATCACCTGAAGGCCCGCAGTGGCGAGATCGCGCGCGCGCTGTGGGAGGAGCTGCAACCGAAGGACGCCGGCATCGACCCGGCCATCTTGAGTGAGCCGCTGTTCCAGGACCTGCGCCCAGGAAAAGCCACGTCGCAGGCGGACAAGTCCGGGAAGACGCCCCGCCCGGGGCGTGCCGTCACGCCGCCCCCCTCCACGCCAGCAGCTAGAGCGGCCACGTCCGCGCCAGCAGCGGTGCCGACGTCACGCGCGCCAGCGGCGACCCCAGCTGCGGCGGTGGCCGGACGCACGGCCACCGTGACGCCCGCTCGGACCACGCCTTCGGCGGCTCCGACACCCATCCAGCAGGCCGCCGCAGTCTCATCGGCTTCGGCGTCCCCTGCTGCCACCCCGGCTCCGGCTGCGCCCGAGGCCGCAGCGGCAGTGACCGCGCCGGCAGTCCGTCCGGATCTGGATGCCGGCAGCAGCCGACCGAACCCGTTCACGGACCGCGTGCACATCCTCCTGATCGCGAACGACCAGGAACGCATCGGCGCCGGCCGCGCGGATTCCATCATGCTGCTCACGCTCGATCCGGGCGCGCAGCAACTCCGGGTGCTGAGCATCCCACGGGACACGCGCATGTTCATCCCGGGGCGCGGCGTCGACAAGGTGAACCACGCGTACGCGTTCGGCGGGGCGCGCCTGCTGAACCGCACGCTGCAGCTGTTCCTGGGGTTCCCGTTCCAGTACTACGTGGAGGTCAGTTACGGTGGGTTCCGGCAGGCCATCGACGAGGTGGGGGGCGTGGACGTAACGTCGCCGTTCCCGTTCACGTACGAGGGGCAGACATTTGCGGGCGCGATGCACCTGAACGGCGTGCAGGCGCTCGCGTTCTCGCGGATGCGCAAGCTCGACCCGGACGGTGACTTTGGGCGGGAGCGCCGTCAGCAGGCGGTCGTGCGCGCGCTGCTGCAGGAACTCGGGCGGATTCCGCTGGACAATCCCTCGCGCCTGAACGCGTTCGCGGAACGCCTGATTCCGTACGTGCGCACGGACCTGTCGCCCGCACGCATCGTGAAGTTGCGCGCGCTGCACCCGTACGCCGTGCAGGCCCCCGCGACGCTGCGCATGGCTGGGCAGGGG